The genomic interval AACGTTGATTCTCCCCCGATAGGAGCTGGTACGTTCTCATTTTGAGACGTACCAGCTACAGTCATATTCTCCTTTTCTTCCTGCCCCTCTACATTGTCGAACAGGCTTTCTGCATCTTTATATTTTTTCATTACATTATATATTTGCACTTTTACATAATTATATTATTATCTTCCATAACCATGACGAATGACCTTGTGCGGACAACTGTGGGCTACGGCCTTGGCGATACGCATGGCACGCAGCAATTCATCGTCGTCGTCCTTCTTCTTGTGAGGCAGGTCATTGTTGCTTCCACCGCAACAGCCTGAAGAATAGCCAGAGCCACCTGGGACACTCATCAGTTCAAAGAATACGAAGAGCGAAGTCTCTATTACTTCTTCGAGCACAAACTCAAACTCGTCTTCGAGTGCCTTGAAGGAACTGCACATGGCATCAACGAGATTCTCAGAGACGTCAAAGGTGAAGTGCTCAGGCTCTTTGCCATCAGCAATACTGCGGTCAAACTCAAAATGCTCCTTCTTAGTATCAGGACTTACAGGCTCACAAACAAAGTGATGGCGTTCTGCGTACTCGATCCTGGCTTTTTGCTCATCGGCTTTCCTTTTGGCCGTTTCAGCTTCCATGTCCTTGTGCAACTGCCTCCAAGTCGCCTCTATTCTACTAGCCGTCAGCTGTCGGCCAATCTCTGAGGCGTTATATTTTGAGTTACCCCGTTTGATTCTATAGCCCACGACCTCGCCATTACTATCCTTTTTGAGTTCGGCAGAATAGCCACGTTCCTTTATCTTCTGGAGAAATACATTCCAATCGAACCGATTCATATTTCTCAGAATATCATAGAGGGCATCTTTAATCTCAGTCTTGTGTTCCGCGCTGATCTCCTGCGACTGCTTCCAGCCCAGGCTTTGGTTAATGCTGTTTGCAGCCATTGTTGCCTTCAATCCTATAAGATTGGTGTCATTGATCTTTCCGTCGATGGTAAAGCGCGACACCATAAAATGCAGATGTAGAATCCCACTCTTGGCATCATGGTGCAGCATGGCAATCCATTTGCTATGCGCCAAGTCCATCCGTTTCGACGACACTTTTCCATTCTTATCCCTAAACTCAATCTTATCCATTTCTTCAATGAATCGATGTGCAAACCACTTCCATTGCTCCAGCGTCCAGCCCTTCGACTCATCCTTAGTGGGCGACACCTCCATTGCTATCAGATTTCTGCTCACGGCTTTGCCTTTGGCAATATAGTTCTCCCCGGCATACTTGAACTGCATCCAAATATTGTCCAGATCATCATCCGTTACAGTAGCGGTCATATCTCCCGCCATGTTTTCACAGCAGACGAACTCCGCATCCTTTTTCAGTGTGGCATACGTCGTATAGGCGTTGCCGTGCGCCACGGCTCTTGCTCTTGCTATCATCGCTTACCCCCTTTCTATCTTTTTGTCGAGAAACTCAATCATCGGGAACAGTCTCTTCCACCATTGCTGAATCACGGGCATCGACCTGAGAAACTCCTTCCGTTCCTCACTCCCCATTTTGAGTCCCTTGATGTTGTTGATAAAATTCACGATGTCCTTACGGGCAGCAAACAGCTCGTCCCGGAACAATGTGTCAGGCACACTTGGTTTGTAGTTCATCAGAACCTTCCGGCAATACTCACTAAAGTTCATCCGGCACTTCCTTGCATTGTTCGCAATGTACTTCTCTTCCTTGTCCGACAGTCTCAAAGCCCTCGGCTTCCTAACCGTCGAATTCTCCATTTCTGACTTGCGCGGTCTTCCCCTGCGCCTCATAATTCTCTTTTCGTTGGTGCTATCCTGCATAATTAAAAACGATTAATGTTCAACATAAGAGGTGCGAGCCAGCGAGTACTCAGCCATCAACACTTGTCGCCAAGTGTTCAAGAGTTTTTCGTATCACGAAAAAACCTCTTGCTAACTTACGTCACGTTTCGACACCTCCGACAGCACAAAGGTAGGGAGAATAAATCATATTGCCAAGAAATTGGATCACTATTTCTTAGCTGAGAATGTGTTTTTATTTGCTGATTTTCAGTTAGTTAAAGTTCAGTTTAATACAGTTAGCCTATTATGAGATTCTTTTTTCACAGTTGCGTAAAAGACGATATCATTTAGAGGCTAACAACTTCTTCGCATAACTCACTGACAGCCTTTCGGTGGGTGATGAAAAGCATAGTCTTTTGCGGGTATGGCTTGTCAGATCCATGTTTGCCAAAATTAGCGTTGCTTAAAGCATTTCGGCTGCAAAGTTACAAAATTTTCCCGACATATAGCACGCCTTAACGATAAAAGATGACCTGAAGGGGTTGAAGTCAGTAGCCAAGGTCCTTATGTTGTGGAAGATGGCTTCTTCGTGAAGACCGATGAGAAGTGGGAGAAGGTGAGGTATGACGAGATTCTGTGGGTGAGAGCCTTCGAGAATGGGAGTGTCATGTTCCTTACTGATGAGAGAAGCCTGATGGTAAACCATCGGCTGTGGCGGATTGAAGAGATGCTGACAGAGCATCCGAATTTCGTGCGCATCAACAGGTCGGAGATTGTTAATCTGGATGCTGTTGACGGCTTTGAAGGTAACTGCTACTACATCGGGAAGAATCCGCTCTATGCCACTGGTGACTACCGTCAGCGTATGGAAGGAGTGTTCATCAAGGCAAAGCAGCAATGACGTAAAGATACGGAAAAGCCGCCCGAGAGTACTCATGAAGAAGCTCTCGGACGGCTTGGCCGTACTTGCAGTAGACACTGGATGTAGGGGTTACTCCCACATCACTTTGAGTCATTGCCCTTATTTCCTGAAAGAACAATTTCGTCAGGAAATAATTGTGCTTGCAAGTTGTGTTTGTACATAGGTTCAAAGAACGCTATTTCCTTCTGTAGATAAAAAGGAGGGCGGAGCCGTCCGCCGTGGCTTTCGGTGCCGTCCTCCTTGCGCTATTTAGAGCACATCGTTACTGGTCCTATGCGTTAAAGTGCACAATAAGAACCATCCCTTATGTGTCTGTGTGAGCAAGGTCTATTCTCAATTCTTCGGCACGATGGTGCAGACGATGGTGGTTTGGGTCATGCCCATGCCCATAAAATCGCCGCTGAAAGAGACTGTGGAGGCAGGAGTGCCCGCCCAGGTCTTTGATGAGCCGCCACCGCTCCAGCCCGTGCCGGAAACATTGCAATCGGTGGTCGTCACAACAATCTTTGTGAAGTTGCCGAGGGTGGTAGAGAATGTTCCGCCGTCCATGAGGTTGCCGTCATGAGGGTCAATCATGCCTGCTGAGACGGTGACACCGTCTTTTGTGAAACTAGGATTCCAATCACTCCCCCAATCGCTCTGGTTGATGGTGACGGTGATGGTGGCGGGGGTCACGGTGACGGTGCAGTTGCCCTTAACACCGCTACCGTCGTTAGCCTCGGCATAGATAGTGACGGTGCCTTCGGCTACGGCTGTCACCTTGCCGTCTTGGTCAACGGTGGCTTTCGATGCGTCACTCGTCTTCCATGTGTAGGTCTTGTCCGTGGCGTTGTCGGGAGCCACTGCGGTCACGCTGAGGGTTTCGGTTGAGCCGACCTTGATTTCCGTCTCGGTCTTGTTGAGCGTGATGGCGGTGACGGGGACAGCTAATTCCTCCTCTGCCTGTCCTCCATTGAGTGTCTCGCCGGTGGTCCAGTCCTGTACGGTGACGCTTGCCACTTCAATCTTGTTCTTACCCACTACGAGGTTGAAGGTGTAGCTGTTGCCTGCCTCCAGTTCGGGGATGCCCTTCACGAGGAGGGTGTTGTATTCGCCGTCGGTCAGCTTGATGAAGCGGGCGCCGCTGTCACCATAGCCAGGCACTACGAGGGCGGTGTAGGTAGAGCCTTGACCACCGTTGCCCTGTGCGTATGGCTGGATTTCGGTGCTGCTGCCCGTGGGGTTGCCGTCGGCAATGCCGCTGGCTTCGCTGTAGATGCTTACGTTGCTGACAGTCTTCTCGTCGTCATCGTACTGGCTGCCGAAGCCGCTGATGCGGATGATGACGCGGGCCATCTTGCGCTCCAGCTGCATCTGGATGTCGCTGCCGCCCTCGGGACGGGAGATCACCTGCTGGCGGGTCATGTAGTCGGCGAGGGCAATTTTCTCCACGCTACTCTGGTCGGTGGGCACGGTGAAGGTGGTCATCGACGTGCCGGTGGTTGCAGGATAGTAAGCCGAGAAGGTGAGCGTTTTCTGTGTCCAGAGGAGGAACTTGTTGGTCACTGCCTCAGTCCATGTCTGGTTCTCGGTCGACGTGCACTGGAAGAGGACGGCCTCTTGGTCGTTGGTGCTGACGCTGATTTGGTCGCCTTGGTTGAACTGGCGCTGCGTGTCGTCGGTGGCAACGGCGTTGCTACGGGTGGTCTGCAGCGAGCCTACTGAGACGTTGATGCCCACGGCATTGGCGGGACGGGCGACGGTGAAGTCGTCGTCGCTCTGGCAGCTGGCGAGGGTGCCCATGAGGGCGAGGGCTGCCATGGAAAGATATTTTGTTGCTTTCATATTCTTATGCTATTTTAGTATTAATAAAGGTAGTTAATTACTCTGTGCCGAGGTTGTCGCCGGGCTGGTCTTCCCATGAGCTGACGCTGAAGGCGCGGGCGGGAGCGGTCACGGTGTCATAGCCTACGGTGAGGGGCAGCGTGTAGTGCTTGCCCTGCTCCAGGGTGATGGCCTCGGTGTTGGTCCATGAGAAGGAGCGCGTGCCAATCTTGAACGAGACGGTCAGGGCACCGGCGGCAATCTGCTGCGGCACTACAATGGCCTCGTAGGTGGCATGGCTGTGCATGTCGGCATCGGTGGCAGCGGTAAAGGCGCACTGGTTAGCGAGGATGTCGGCAGGGGTCGAAGCGGTGAAGGTCACGGTGCCGTAGTTCTCATTGGCAGTCTCCATGGCCTTGAACTGGTAGCCGGCGTTGGTGCCGCTGATGGTGAACTCGGTAATGTCCGAGGCATTGTTCAGCTTCGGGTCATTCTTGTAGAACTCGTTGGCCAAGTCGAGCGTCACGTCGAGTTTGGTCAGGGCGTGGTAGAAGTTGATGACCAGCTTGCCGTTCTGCATCAGCGTCTGCTCCTGCGAGGGATTGCTGATGGTCTTGGTGGGCATGGTCAGCAGGTCCTCCTGCTTCACCTTTGCCTCGGTGCTCTGGTCGGCAGCCACGGTGAGGTTGGCACCGACGATGAATTCATAGTCGCTGAATGTCTTGCCCTGCTTGTAAGCAGCGGTCACGTCGATTCTCTGCTGGTCGTTCTGCCAGAGCATACGGTTCACGGGCCTCCACTCAGTGCCGTCGTACTGTACGGTATTGAAGTAGCTGTACTGAGCCGATGTGGGGTTGACAATCTTCACCTGGAACTGCTGACCGTTCTGGTTCACGTCGCTGCCGGTGATGCTGGCGCGGGTGGTTACGGCCGTGGGGTCAACGAGGTTGGTGGTGAAGCGCATCACGCCGTCCTCGGGAAACTGCGAGACGAAGCTCTGCTCGTCGTCGCTGGAGCATGCCGTCAGCGCCATGGCTGCTGCGGCTGCGAAGAAAATGTTTTTGAATCTCATAATACTTTAATTTGATTTGATTATAAATAATGAAATAAAATGTTACTGCAATGCCTGACCACCGCTGATGGTAGAGCCTTCGGTCCAGTCGTTGATGCTCACCTCGCCGAGCTCAATCTTGTTGCGGCCAACGATGAGGTTGACGATGGTATATTTGCCGGCCTCGAGGGGGATGTCCTCAGCGTGGGTATAGACGTAGGCTTGGCCACCGATGGTGAGCGTGACGGTGCGGAAGCCCGTCTGCGGAATCATCAGGCCGCTGAAACTGCGGGCATAGCCCTCGGCAGCATCCTTGGCAGTGAGGGCGACAGCGTCCTGCTCACCGGCAGCGTAGGTCTTAGCCAGATAGTCGATGGTGCAGGTCTTGGCTGCCGTAGCCTCGCAGGAAGTCACCTCGGGGGCAGCGTCCCACTGGTTACGGAAGTTCATGTTGACGTAGAGCTTCGCCATGGCGTGGTCGAAGGTCAGCGAGACGGGGTTCTGCGTGGCAGTGAGTCCGCTCGTTTGGCGGGCCACGAGCAGGTCGCTCTGCTCATAGTCGGTGTTATCCACAGTGTAGGGGTCGGCCGTGAAGTCGGTCACCGTGCGTGCCGGATAGATACCGAGGAAGTAATGGGGTGTCACCATGTCGGCCCAGAGCATGGGCGTGGCGGGCGTCCACGTGCCGTCGGCACCGAGGGTGTTTACTACGCCGTTGACCACTTTGTCGGCAGCAACGGCCGTGGCCGAGCCCGTCCAGGCGTAGATGCTAACACCATCGCCAGCATCGAACACAGTGGTATTGCCCGTCGTCGTGGCGCGGGTCATCTGGCCGATGCTCGCCTCGATGGTGATGTTCTTGGCGGCTTGCTGCTGGGCAGAAGTCGCATCATCGCTGCTGCACGCTGCGGTCAATAGACCGAGGGCAGCCAGGGGGATGAATCTGAGTTTTTTCATCTTGTTGTTGTTTTTATTGTGATACATTGTTTATTATTTATTGGTGGGATTCAGAATTTCACCGCTGATGGTCCAGCCCTCCTGCCAGTCGCTGATGGTCATGGCCTCGAAGCGCATGTAGGGAGCGAGGGCGGCATACTGGAAATCGAGCGTGTAGTAACGGCCCAATTCCATGCGGGGACAGTCGGCGGTAGAGACGAGCACATTGCCGTCGGCCTCGGTGGTGGTGATGCGCAGCAGCGAACGGCTCTCGCCAGCGGCGGTGGGCATCAGACGCTTGCCGTCCAGACGGAGCGTGGTGGCTTCGTCGGCAGCAGGCGTGAGCAGACCGAAGTCGGCCTTGGTCTCAGCCTGCTGGATGACACCATAGCGCCCATTGGCATCCTTCTCAGTGAGCAGGACACTCTCGGTCACCTGCTCTACGGCCACTGCAACCTTCGTACCGGCAGGCACGCCCGTCACGTTGATGGTGAGCGTGGGCAGCAGGCGCTGGAGTTTGAATTCGGCCACGGTAATCTCGTCCTCGCGGATGGTGACGTGGGTCACGGCATACCACGACTGGCGGGGCGACGAGGCGGGGGCTTTCAGCGAGACGCTGGTGGACACGAGCATGTTCTCGCTGGGTGCGCCCGTGGCGGTGAGGACATAGCCGGATGGCTCGTCCATGTCGGCAGTGACGAGGATGTCGTACTCGCCGGCGGGCAACTGCTGCAGCCAGTCGGCACTCTCCTCAATCGAGGAGAACGAGCGGGCTTGGCTCACGCCGTTAGCACCCTGCACCTGGAACGAGAGGGCGTTGACGGAGCCAATGGCAGCGGCATCGGCCTCGTCTTCCCACAAGAGTTGCGGAGCGACATAGCCTACGGGCTTGCCATCGAACTCGTTGGGAGTAAACTCATGCTTGTCGTGATAGCAGGCGGTGAGCAGCATCATGGCTGTCAGCGCCATAAATATAGTTTTCATTTTCATACGCATCACTTATTTCTTGTCGTTGATAATCAGTTCTACGCGGCGAGCATCCTTGCTGGTCGAGGCCTTGCGGTCGATGCCCTTGCCCCTTACGGGCTTCAGACGGGCGGCGCTGATGCCTTTAGCCACAAGCTGACGCTTCACGCTGTTGGCGCGACGCTGCGAGAGCTTGCGGTTGTACTGCTTGCTGCCGATGTTGGAGGCGTGGCCGATGATGCTCAGCGATACGTCGGGCTGCGCCTTCATCATGTCGGCTACGGCATCGAGCTTCGCTGCCTCGTCGGCAGAGAGACGGCTGCTGTTGTTGGCGAAGTAGATGACGGGCAGGTTGGCAGTTACAGCCTCAGGCTTCTTCTCCGCCACGGCAGCGGTCTCTACTGCGGGCTGCGGCTTCTCCACAACAGGAGCAGGCTTCTCTTCCACCACAGGCTTCTCCTGAACCACGGGCTGCGGTTCTTCCACAATGGGCTGCGGCTCCACTATAGAAGCCCCCTCGGGGGCAGTATGGGGGGCCACTCTCTTACCAAAGTGGTACGACACTTTCAGGCCAGCCTCGTAGATGAGGTTGCTCTTGTGCTCATACTTAGGAATGTTGTCGAAGCGGTCGCCCGTCAGGCAGGTGATGCCGCCGTAGAGTTGCAGGCCAACGTTCTTGGCCACTCGGTAGCCCACGGCAGCCTGACCGCCCAGACCGAGGTGCCACTGGCGGTCGAACTCCTGCTCGTAGCCCGTGGCGAGATGCTTGGTGCGTGTGGTGACGGCTGAGACTTGAGGGGAGAGTGTGACAGACCAGCGTGTCGTCGGCTTGGTCAGCAGCGACAGTACGTCGAAGTTGGCCTGCAGCCCGAAGCGCATCCACTGGGTCTTGGCTTCGAGGTCGCGATAGTAGTTGCCCTGCTTGCCAAGGACGGGCGCAAAGGTGTACTCGCCGTCGGTAGCGAGCCAGAATGGATCGCAGTCGAGCGACGTCTGCTTCTGTCCGCCCATCGTGGCGAGGGCTTCAACTGATAACAAGCGGCTGAACTGATAGCCGCCGAAGACACCGAACTGAGCACCGACATGGGTCTTGCTCTCGGTGATGCTGCGGAAGGTGGCCTGACCGAAGGAGGTGCCGCCGCTCAGCCCTGCGTACCAGCCACGCTCGTAGTCGCGCTGAGAACTGTCTTGTGCCGAGGCAGTCTGCACCCCTGCGGCCAGCATCGCCAGCAGCATGAGGATTGAAATAGATAAATGTTTCATCATTCGTATTGTTGTTTTGAATTGAAATTGTTAATAATATAATGTGTCAGACTGGTTTCCGTTGATTCCTTACGCTTCGTCCTTCAGTTCCTGTAGCGTCTCCACGCGCCATAGGAGGAAGCCGACGATGACAAGCGTGACAATCTGCGACAGATACTCGCGCAAAAGTTCGCCGCCGTTGCTGGTGTAAACCTCGTAGACCACGAAGAGGCCGACGGCGAAGACGAGGCTTTGCCACACCTCCTTATGTTCCAGGTTGGCGTAGTTGTCGCGCAGCCAGCGGCCATAGTGCCGCAGCGCCAGGGCGTAATAGATGATGAAGCCAGCGATGAGGGCCAACTGGCAGTAGCCCAGTACGTCGTAGCCCCAGAACTCGTCGCGCCCGGCGATGCCCATCACAGCTGTCACCACCACCGCCGACACCTCGGCCACGAGCCACGGCCAAAGTGGTCGGCGCCGGTCTTGCAGCATAGCGAGCAGCACCGCCATCGTGAGCGGCACGAGCGTCACGTGGTCGAGCGCGATGGCTATGATATTGCGCACCAGTCTGTCATCGGTCAGCCATATCTGGCCGAGGGCGTACCACCACACGTGGCTGCCCACGATGGCCGCCATCAGTGCCGCCGTCCACCGTCTGAGCCTGAGGCTCGACCTGACCCCGGAGCCCAAGCGCAGCGGCCCGTTCGGAGTCTCAATCGTCTTCACACTCTCCGGCCCCTTTTCCTGCATGAATGCGTTGCCCCGACGGCAGAGCAGATACACACAGGCCAACAGCGCAGCGAACGCCGCCACGCAGTAAAGGGCGATGAAAATCACGTCTTGCAGTCCTTCGTATTCGTACATAAATCGGTAGGTTGTTTGCCAAATTTGGACGCGAAGTTACAAAAAAATCTCAACCCGCCCCGCGCCCAAATCGCCTGCCCGAAAAGTTTTGTAAATTTGTCTACCAGATTTTTACGATTTGTCCACTTTTTACGATTTGTCCAGTCGAAATTGTAAATTTGTCCAGTCCGTGCAGTTGTTCAACCTACATTATTACCCCCCCCGTTTCGCGCATCCACGTCGAGACGCTCTGGCCTGTGCGCAGCATGAACGCACGGCTGAAGGTGCGGTAAGTGCTGAAGCCGCTCTCCTCGGCCAGTTGCTGGGCGACGATGGGTTGGCCGGCCTTGGCAGCCTCCTGACAACGGCTGACGAAATAGTTGATGCGCAGGTTGTTGATATAGGTGTTGTAGGTGATGCTCTG from Prevotella sp. E13-27 carries:
- a CDS encoding plasmid mobilization protein, coding for MENSTVRKPRALRLSDKEEKYIANNARKCRMNFSEYCRKVLMNYKPSVPDTLFRDELFAARKDIVNFINNIKGLKMGSEERKEFLRSMPVIQQWWKRLFPMIEFLDKKIERG
- a CDS encoding LytR/AlgR family response regulator transcription factor → MEDGFFVKTDEKWEKVRYDEILWVRAFENGSVMFLTDERSLMVNHRLWRIEEMLTEHPNFVRINRSEIVNLDAVDGFEGNCYYIGKNPLYATGDYRQRMEGVFIKAKQQ
- a CDS encoding fimbrillin family protein translates to MKATKYLSMAALALMGTLASCQSDDDFTVARPANAVGINVSVGSLQTTRSNAVATDDTQRQFNQGDQISVSTNDQEAVLFQCTSTENQTWTEAVTNKFLLWTQKTLTFSAYYPATTGTSMTTFTVPTDQSSVEKIALADYMTRQQVISRPEGGSDIQMQLERKMARVIIRISGFGSQYDDDEKTVSNVSIYSEASGIADGNPTGSSTEIQPYAQGNGGQGSTYTALVVPGYGDSGARFIKLTDGEYNTLLVKGIPELEAGNSYTFNLVVGKNKIEVASVTVQDWTTGETLNGGQAEEELAVPVTAITLNKTETEIKVGSTETLSVTAVAPDNATDKTYTWKTSDASKATVDQDGKVTAVAEGTVTIYAEANDGSGVKGNCTVTVTPATITVTINQSDWGSDWNPSFTKDGVTVSAGMIDPHDGNLMDGGTFSTTLGNFTKIVVTTTDCNVSGTGWSGGGSSKTWAGTPASTVSFSGDFMGMGMTQTTIVCTIVPKN
- a CDS encoding fimbrillin family protein, which gives rise to MRFKNIFFAAAAAMALTACSSDDEQSFVSQFPEDGVMRFTTNLVDPTAVTTRASITGSDVNQNGQQFQVKIVNPTSAQYSYFNTVQYDGTEWRPVNRMLWQNDQQRIDVTAAYKQGKTFSDYEFIVGANLTVAADQSTEAKVKQEDLLTMPTKTISNPSQEQTLMQNGKLVINFYHALTKLDVTLDLANEFYKNDPKLNNASDITEFTISGTNAGYQFKAMETANENYGTVTFTASTPADILANQCAFTAATDADMHSHATYEAIVVPQQIAAGALTVSFKIGTRSFSWTNTEAITLEQGKHYTLPLTVGYDTVTAPARAFSVSSWEDQPGDNLGTE
- a CDS encoding fimbrillin family protein, producing the protein MTRATTTGNTTVFDAGDGVSIYAWTGSATAVAADKVVNGVVNTLGADGTWTPATPMLWADMVTPHYFLGIYPARTVTDFTADPYTVDNTDYEQSDLLVARQTSGLTATQNPVSLTFDHAMAKLYVNMNFRNQWDAAPEVTSCEATAAKTCTIDYLAKTYAAGEQDAVALTAKDAAEGYARSFSGLMIPQTGFRTVTLTIGGQAYVYTHAEDIPLEAGKYTIVNLIVGRNKIELGEVSINDWTEGSTISGGQALQ
- a CDS encoding FimB/Mfa2 family fimbrial subunit, which translates into the protein MRMKMKTIFMALTAMMLLTACYHDKHEFTPNEFDGKPVGYVAPQLLWEDEADAAAIGSVNALSFQVQGANGVSQARSFSSIEESADWLQQLPAGEYDILVTADMDEPSGYVLTATGAPSENMLVSTSVSLKAPASSPRQSWYAVTHVTIREDEITVAEFKLQRLLPTLTINVTGVPAGTKVAVAVEQVTESVLLTEKDANGRYGVIQQAETKADFGLLTPAADEATTLRLDGKRLMPTAAGESRSLLRITTTEADGNVLVSTADCPRMELGRYYTLDFQYAALAPYMRFEAMTISDWQEGWTISGEILNPTNK
- a CDS encoding OmpA family protein, which codes for MLAAGVQTASAQDSSQRDYERGWYAGLSGGTSFGQATFRSITESKTHVGAQFGVFGGYQFSRLLSVEALATMGGQKQTSLDCDPFWLATDGEYTFAPVLGKQGNYYRDLEAKTQWMRFGLQANFDVLSLLTKPTTRWSVTLSPQVSAVTTRTKHLATGYEQEFDRQWHLGLGGQAAVGYRVAKNVGLQLYGGITCLTGDRFDNIPKYEHKSNLIYEAGLKVSYHFGKRVAPHTAPEGASIVEPQPIVEEPQPVVQEKPVVEEKPAPVVEKPQPAVETAAVAEKKPEAVTANLPVIYFANNSSRLSADEAAKLDAVADMMKAQPDVSLSIIGHASNIGSKQYNRKLSQRRANSVKRQLVAKGISAARLKPVRGKGIDRKASTSKDARRVELIINDKK